One window of the Methanocaldococcus vulcanius M7 genome contains the following:
- a CDS encoding TIGR00341 family protein — protein sequence MKLRFIECYIPKHLFVGIDEIKKWDGVVWADVKTNNSISTIQILTTLKDSEKIVDKLKEEFGGANYRIVVFEPTMTYPPIEEKEDKEPERLIREELYNVVADIAKLNKDNIMMLLLSTIVAIAGIYRNDIVLLIASMIIAPLLSPHIALALSITVADYKLALKSIKTIVVELLIVIVISAIAGHYLPINLENPQIHSRITLDLWNVVIALSAGIAGSLSTITNISSSVVGVMIAIALLPPLVVFGLLIGAGYVGYSFSAFILFLINMIAINLSAVAIFSSYGVSPYRWWEKEKAKKYTIYAIILWLSLLVFVFVLIFTR from the coding sequence ATGAAACTTAGATTTATCGAGTGTTATATTCCAAAGCATTTATTTGTAGGGATCGATGAAATAAAAAAATGGGATGGAGTCGTATGGGCAGATGTAAAAACAAATAATTCTATCTCAACAATACAAATCTTGACAACATTAAAAGATAGTGAAAAGATCGTTGATAAGCTAAAAGAGGAGTTTGGAGGAGCAAATTACAGAATTGTAGTGTTTGAACCAACAATGACGTATCCTCCAATTGAAGAAAAAGAAGATAAAGAGCCAGAGAGATTAATCAGGGAAGAGTTATACAACGTGGTAGCAGATATTGCAAAACTCAATAAAGATAATATAATGATGCTTCTTCTTTCAACGATCGTTGCGATAGCAGGGATATACAGGAATGATATTGTTTTACTGATCGCTTCTATGATTATTGCCCCACTATTAAGTCCACATATTGCATTGGCATTATCGATTACTGTGGCAGATTACAAACTGGCATTAAAAAGTATAAAGACGATTGTTGTGGAGTTGCTGATTGTGATTGTTATTTCAGCCATAGCGGGACATTATCTTCCTATAAATTTAGAAAATCCTCAGATACATTCAAGAATAACATTAGATCTATGGAATGTGGTAATCGCACTTTCGGCAGGGATAGCAGGGAGTTTATCGACAATAACTAACATATCCTCTTCAGTTGTTGGAGTTATGATTGCGATTGCCCTCTTACCTCCTCTTGTAGTATTTGGACTACTAATTGGGGCGGGGTATGTAGGATATAGTTTTTCAGCATTTATATTATTTTTAATAAATATGATTGCAATAAACCTATCTGCTGTTGCAATATTTTCCTCATATGGTGTTTCACCATACAGATGGTGGGAAAAGGAAAAAGCAAAAAAATATACAATATATGCAATAATACTTTGGCTCTCTTTGCTTGTATTTGTTTTTGTTTTAATATTCACTCGATAA
- the pdxS gene encoding pyridoxal 5'-phosphate synthase lyase subunit PdxS codes for METAKKGTDLLKKGFAKMVKHGVVMDVTNVEQAQIAEEAGAVAVMALERVPADIRASGGVARMSDPALIEEIMDAVSIPVMAKCRIGHTTEAEVLEAIGVDMIDESEVLTQADPFFHIYKRKFKVPFVCGARNLGEAVRRIWEGAAMIRTKGEAGTGNIVEAVRHMRLMNEAISQLEKMSDDEIYGVAKFYAGRYAELSKTVKEGMGLPTSVLENEVVYEDFTLSEIIEGLYSTLLEVKKLKRLPVVNFAAGGVATPADAALMMKLGSDGVFVGSGIFKSENPLERAKAIVEATYNYDKPEIVAEVSKNLGEAMKGLDITQMSEEEKMQYRGD; via the coding sequence ATGGAAACTGCAAAGAAAGGAACTGATTTACTAAAAAAAGGATTTGCAAAGATGGTTAAACATGGAGTTGTAATGGACGTTACCAATGTAGAGCAGGCACAGATTGCTGAGGAAGCAGGAGCTGTTGCAGTTATGGCTTTGGAGAGAGTTCCTGCGGATATAAGGGCAAGTGGTGGAGTTGCGAGAATGTCAGATCCTGCGTTAATAGAAGAAATTATGGATGCTGTTTCAATCCCAGTGATGGCAAAGTGTAGAATAGGCCATACAACGGAGGCAGAGGTTTTAGAGGCGATTGGAGTTGATATGATAGACGAGAGTGAGGTCTTAACACAAGCAGATCCTTTCTTCCATATCTATAAAAGGAAATTTAAAGTTCCATTTGTTTGTGGAGCGAGAAACTTAGGAGAGGCAGTTAGAAGGATCTGGGAAGGAGCAGCGATGATAAGAACAAAGGGAGAGGCAGGAACTGGAAATATTGTTGAGGCAGTTAGACATATGAGATTGATGAATGAAGCGATCTCCCAGTTAGAAAAAATGTCAGATGATGAGATCTACGGAGTTGCTAAATTTTACGCTGGAAGATATGCTGAGTTATCAAAAACTGTTAAGGAGGGAATGGGATTACCAACATCTGTTTTAGAAAACGAAGTTGTTTATGAAGATTTTACGCTCTCTGAGATCATTGAAGGGCTTTACTCCACTCTCTTAGAAGTAAAAAAACTGAAAAGATTGCCTGTTGTTAACTTTGCAGCTGGAGGAGTGGCAACACCCGCAGATGCTGCATTGATGATGAAACTCGGTTCTGATGGGGTTTTTGTTGGTTCAGGGATATTTAAATCAGAAAATCCATTAGAAAGAGCTAAGGCAATAGTTGAGGCAACGTACAACTATGACAAGCCAGAAATCGTGGCAGAGGTTAGTAAAAACTTAGGAGAAGCGATGAAGGGATTAGATATAACTCAAATGAGTGAAGAAGAGAAAATGCAATATAGGGGAGATTAA